One Spiroplasma sp. NBRC 100390 DNA window includes the following coding sequences:
- a CDS encoding DNA cytosine methyltransferase, protein MLKVGKNIILRAAVNQGLIDTSEYNRKIKLFNEYEKNKIQTEILNLNNLKNIIRIKSYNDTSEFTDIADLWKYDYFQDWNIKREIKFVDLFSGAGGIGVGFTMAGMQPIQNFEIFPEANETYAYNFKNLRKIINHDVDENDITELDSKNKLIKMLKSNMPDIIVGGFPCQGFSVSGIRSWNDPRNILYKSMLELVKKINPKIVIMENVLGILSMRNADGELVINEIIKMYQENGYEIDYKVLNSADYGVPQLRKRVIFIANNIGVKNLFPNWQHEIMVI, encoded by the coding sequence ATGCTAAAAGTGGGAAAAAATATTATTTTACGTGCAGCAGTTAATCAAGGTTTAATTGATACTTCTGAATATAATCGTAAAATAAAATTATTTAATGAGTATGAAAAAAATAAAATTCAAACAGAAATTTTAAATTTAAATAATTTAAAAAATATTATTCGTATTAAATCATATAATGATACTTCTGAATTTACAGATATAGCGGATTTATGAAAGTATGATTATTTTCAAGATTGAAATATTAAAAGAGAAATTAAATTTGTTGATTTGTTTTCAGGAGCAGGTGGTATAGGTGTTGGTTTTACAATGGCTGGAATGCAACCAATTCAAAATTTTGAAATTTTTCCAGAAGCTAATGAAACCTATGCTTATAATTTTAAAAATCTAAGAAAAATTATTAATCATGATGTTGATGAAAATGATATTACAGAATTAGATTCTAAAAATAAATTAATAAAAATGCTTAAGAGTAATATGCCAGATATTATTGTTGGTGGTTTTCCTTGCCAAGGTTTTAGTGTTTCCGGGATTCGTTCATGAAATGATCCAAGGAATATATTATATAAATCAATGTTGGAATTAGTTAAAAAAATTAATCCTAAAATAGTAATAATGGAAAATGTACTGGGTATTTTAAGTATGAGAAATGCGGATGGAGAGTTAGTGATTAATGAAATAATTAAAATGTACCAAGAAAATGGTTATGAAATTGATTATAAAGTTTTAAATTCTGCTGATTATGGTGTTCCGCAATTAAGAAAACGGGTTATTTTTATTGCTAATAATATTGGTGTTAAAAATTTATTTCCAAATTGACAACACGAGATAATGGTAATTTAG
- a CDS encoding gamma-glutamyltransferase codes for MKKILSLLTGIGITVASMPSVIAANAYDKNKTIVVTNHEVCTKMAKKYIKAYPKITSPELFIITSTCEGIVNPMDSGLGGGFQMVLHTAKNPSAHYINSREKSGAVVPYQSGNTPQHIGVPSMLAGYQHLYNNLKKWGLKPAVPWTKLFSKNIALAKKGVYISDRLASVLYRVKNNQKYLNITANKFYNTNLSKFLTQIANNKPNAQPFYIKNSLMNRILNEELNEIGTFITNNDVANYKVTEKPALKHDILTYMAHTSALPGGGFLQLLGTSLLAEAISKHGYLTTWTDIQKFSYKIRVLYYMYSLEPHLKAFKKKEMQLMLTRDVPILAKKIIKKLSQPLPTNIATKIGKTKLPLSRVVNLEINF; via the coding sequence ATGAAAAAAATATTAAGTCTATTAACCGGCATAGGAATCACTGTTGCTTCAATGCCAAGCGTAATTGCAGCAAATGCTTATGACAAAAATAAAACAATTGTTGTTACTAATCATGAAGTTTGCACAAAAATGGCTAAAAAATATATCAAAGCATATCCAAAAATTACATCGCCAGAGTTATTTATCATTACTTCAACTTGTGAAGGGATTGTTAATCCGATGGATTCTGGTCTTGGCGGTGGATTCCAGATGGTACTGCATACTGCAAAAAATCCTTCTGCACATTATATTAATTCGAGAGAAAAATCAGGCGCTGTAGTTCCCTATCAAAGTGGAAATACTCCGCAGCACATTGGAGTTCCTTCAATGCTAGCTGGTTATCAACATTTATATAATAACTTAAAAAAATGAGGTTTAAAACCCGCGGTCCCATGAACTAAACTTTTCAGCAAGAATATTGCTTTAGCTAAAAAAGGAGTTTATATTTCAGATCGATTAGCATCTGTCCTATATCGTGTCAAAAACAATCAAAAATATTTGAACATAACAGCAAATAAGTTTTATAATACTAATTTAAGTAAGTTCCTTACCCAAATTGCTAATAATAAACCTAATGCACAGCCCTTTTATATTAAAAATTCATTAATGAACAGAATATTAAACGAAGAATTAAATGAAATTGGAACATTTATCACAAATAATGACGTTGCTAACTATAAAGTTACTGAAAAACCAGCCTTAAAACATGATATCTTAACCTATATGGCCCATACATCAGCATTACCTGGTGGTGGTTTCTTGCAACTGTTAGGTACTAGTTTACTTGCAGAAGCCATTTCAAAACATGGATATTTAACAACTTGAACTGATATCCAAAAGTTTAGTTATAAAATTAGAGTTCTTTATTATATGTACTCGTTAGAACCACATCTTAAAGCTTTTAAGAAAAAAGAAATGCAGTTGATGTTAACACGCGATGTTCCTATTTTGGCAAAGAAAATAATAAAAAAATTATCACAACCATTACCAACCAATATTGCAACAAAGATTGGAAAAACTAAATTACCATTATCTCGTGTTGTCAATTTGGAAATAAATTTTTAA
- a CDS encoding PTS transporter subunit EIIC: MSRIDKLYQIKKNGKGYSNNKIKIRDIYERFIKIITLIIIPLLLIVLIYGIGAILNDHSKNQVLITVGDVFIKIGKAVFNNLSIIFCLVTVISITNNLKAVAIGVTGFLVFSVTQFALIQYQVTPDGTLYVTSILFFYQGDNLSLFLGTTLGIVTLNTSIFGGVMVGIMTSYIYYKCIELRMPKSLGLLNGFPLVSIIVVFASMLLAVVFLLLWIVVAMLLNKIYFWMWNQNAHHFLGAAFVYEFLNILLVPFGFKDISANLFVQSNSQLLTQQEFMELFRQISYSYGWQYNIFTQSWNNASIQAVWTYLQQPQLFDSKLSLIEWMSILPFNRLPQINGIETGLYNWFLYSQNIGDLFQLKLPPNYAIVFGASLGVSVAIILTSKKENRLSTALLMSTILLVTILTGNNIIINLFIFLASPLLYVMVYAPIAGLNGLFMSMLGVHIWVSFTDGLVDFIYKGILPAAKGTQFFWIPIFSIIWFVVITPIFAKAIIHFDYPYVGRRETILPRITHKKYHEIWNH, translated from the coding sequence ATGTCAAGAATTGATAAGTTATATCAAATCAAAAAGAATGGGAAAGGCTATAGTAATAATAAAATTAAAATTAGAGATATATACGAACGATTTATTAAAATTATTACGCTAATAATTATCCCATTGTTGTTGATTGTTTTAATCTATGGGATTGGTGCCATTTTAAATGATCATAGTAAAAATCAAGTCCTAATTACAGTGGGGGATGTCTTCATTAAAATTGGGAAAGCTGTTTTTAACAATTTATCAATTATTTTTTGTCTTGTTACTGTTATTAGTATTACTAATAATCTTAAAGCCGTAGCAATTGGTGTTACTGGCTTTTTGGTTTTCTCGGTAACTCAATTTGCTTTAATTCAATATCAGGTTACACCCGATGGAACATTGTATGTAACTAGTATTTTATTTTTCTATCAGGGGGATAATCTATCTTTATTTTTAGGAACAACCTTAGGAATTGTAACGTTAAATACTTCAATTTTTGGTGGCGTGATGGTTGGTATTATGACATCATACATTTATTATAAGTGTATTGAATTAAGAATGCCAAAATCACTAGGACTTTTAAATGGTTTTCCGTTGGTAAGTATTATTGTGGTTTTTGCTAGTATGTTGTTAGCTGTTGTGTTCTTATTATTATGAATTGTAGTAGCAATGCTTTTAAATAAGATTTATTTCTGAATGTGAAATCAAAATGCTCATCATTTTTTAGGCGCAGCTTTTGTTTATGAATTTTTAAATATTTTATTAGTACCATTTGGGTTTAAAGATATTTCGGCAAACTTATTTGTTCAAAGTAATTCTCAATTATTAACGCAACAAGAATTTATGGAGTTATTTCGTCAGATCTCATATAGTTATGGTTGACAATATAATATTTTTACGCAAAGTTGAAATAATGCTAGTATTCAAGCAGTATGAACATATTTACAACAACCACAGTTATTTGATAGTAAATTATCTTTAATTGAATGAATGTCAATTTTACCGTTTAACCGTTTACCCCAAATTAACGGGATTGAAACTGGGTTATATAATTGATTCTTATATAGTCAAAATATTGGTGATTTATTTCAGTTAAAACTACCACCAAATTATGCGATTGTCTTTGGTGCTTCATTAGGAGTTAGTGTTGCAATTATCTTAACTAGTAAAAAGGAAAACCGCCTTTCAACCGCGCTGTTAATGTCAACTATCTTATTAGTGACAATTTTAACAGGAAATAATATTATCATTAACTTATTTATTTTCTTAGCTTCACCATTGCTATACGTTATGGTGTATGCCCCAATTGCAGGATTAAATGGCTTGTTTATGTCCATGTTGGGTGTTCATATTTGAGTATCCTTTACTGATGGTTTAGTCGACTTTATCTACAAGGGAATTTTACCAGCAGCAAAAGGAACACAGTTCTTCTGAATCCCAATCTTTAGTATTATTTGATTTGTTGTGATTACGCCTATTTTTGCGAAAGCAATTATACATTTTGATTATCCTTATGTTGGCCGTCGAGAAACAATTTTACCACGGATTACGCACAAAAAGTATCATGAGATTTGGAATCATTAG